The nucleotide sequence CACCGGGATGAACCCCGGCGCCACCGTGTTGACCGTGATGCCGTCCGGGGCCAGTTCGCGGGCCCAGGCCCGGACCAGGCCGATCTGGGCGCTCTTGGCCGTCGCGTACGCCGAACGGCCCGGGGGCGGGCGGTCCGCCACCTCCGAGTCGATGTGCACGATGCGGCCGTGGCCGCGGGCGCGCATCCCCGGCAGCACCGCGTGGCCCAGCAGGACCGGCGACCGCACGAAGAAGTCCAGCTGGGCCAGGTGCTCCGGCCAGTCCACCTTCGACAGCGGCGCTTCCGGCTGCGGGCCGGTCGCGTTGAGCACCAGCACGCCGATCGGGCCCAGCAACGCCGTGACCGCGTCGACCAGGTCGCCGGTCTGGCGCCGGTCCGTCACGTCCGCGGCGAAGGCCGCCGCGCGGCCGCCCTCGGCCAGGATGGCCTCCGCCGCCGTCTTGAGGTCGGCGTCGTCGTGGAGGCCGTTGACCGCGACGGCGAACCCGTCGCGGGCCAGTCTCCGGGCGATCACCCGGCCGAGGCCGCGGGAACTGCCGGTCACCAGTGCGACACCCATGCGCCCGACGCTAGGGGACGTCCGGGACCACGACAAGGCCCCCGGGACGTGTCCCGGGGGCCTCGAACGGGTGACTCAGGCCGACGCGGCCACGAGGTCTTCGGTCGCGGTGGGCGGTGCGGCGATGACCTTCTTGCTGCGGCGGTTGCGCCGCTCCAGGTACGTCGCCAGCGCCGTCAGCAGCAGGCACATCACGACGTAGATGGCGGTCGCCACGATCGTCGACGGCACGATCGGCCGCCCGAACGTGCCCTGCGAACCGATGTACCGGGCGTAGTACAGCAGCTCCTGGTAGGTGATGATGAAGCCGAGCGCGGTGTCCTTCAGCAGCACGACGAGCTGGCTGATGATCGTCGGCAGCATCGCCCGGAC is from Amycolatopsis mediterranei and encodes:
- a CDS encoding SDR family NAD(P)-dependent oxidoreductase, with protein sequence MGVALVTGSSRGLGRVIARRLARDGFAVAVNGLHDDADLKTAAEAILAEGGRAAAFAADVTDRRQTGDLVDAVTALLGPIGVLVLNATGPQPEAPLSKVDWPEHLAQLDFFVRSPVLLGHAVLPGMRARGHGRIVHIDSEVADRPPPGRSAYATAKSAQIGLVRAWARELAPDGITVNTVAPGFIPVERHAEVPEAEQEQYRASVPAGRLGTPDDVAAAVSFFASEEAGFITGQRLSVDGGRALG